The following proteins are encoded in a genomic region of Thalassophryne amazonica unplaced genomic scaffold, fThaAma1.1, whole genome shotgun sequence:
- the LOC117506209 gene encoding tyrosine-protein kinase receptor TYRO3-like isoform X1 produces the protein MMKTSFVLSGAAVLLLCGATVCAVSILIHPDLQQFHPGRSITLSCPADGHSADEGSVVWRTVGNQTQRCGPHPEDFWVLDGSSCRSSGLFPTDSGVYWCQTRDGQKSDVVPIFVSAVLILEIPALPVLAGSDVTLHCLGPDGSRVSADYYKSNTKTGSGSGSGFKITGVQKSDEGFYSCLVGQTESKRSELRVKAPPSTPPPRNTSPPAPLPVLSGVPLVIVVPVVSLVLLVLMLLFGELLLLWTKQTGK, from the exons ATGATGAAGACTTCGTTCGTCCTCTCAG GTGCGGCTGTGCTGCTGCTGTGTGGAGCGACGGTCTGTGCAG TGTCGATCCTCATCCATCCAGATCTTCAGCAGTTCCATCCGGGGCGGTCCATCACTCTGAGCTGTCCTGCAGACGGACACTCAGCAGATGAGGGGTCTGTCGTGTGGAGGACAGTTGGAAACCAGACTCAGAGGTGTGGTCCACATCCAGAAGACTTCTGGGTTCTTGATGGTTCGTCCTGTAGGTCCTCAGGCCTCTTTCCAACAGACTCTGGAGTTTACTGGTGTCAAACCAGAGATGGACAGAAGAGTGACGTCGTCCCCATCTTTGTCTCTG CTGTACTGATTCTGGAGATTCCTGCACTTCCTGTGTtggcaggaagtgatgtcactctGCACTGTCTGGGTCCAGATGGTTCCAGAGTCTCAGCAGATTACTACAAGAGTAATACAAAAACTGGATcaggatcaggatctggatttaAAATCACTGGAGTCCAAAAGTCTGATGAAGGTTTTTACTCGTGTTTGGTTGGACAGACTGAATCTAAACGCAGCGAGCTGAGGGTCAAAG ctcctccttcaACTCCTCCTCCTCGCAACACCTCTCCTCCAGCGCCCCTCCCTGTCCTCTCAGGTGTCCCCCTGGTGATCGTTGTCCCTGTGGTGTCTCTGGTTCTGCTGGTTCTGATGCTTCTTTTTGGTGAACTTCTGCTgctgtggacaaaacaaacaG GAAAGTGA
- the LOC117506209 gene encoding tyrosine-protein kinase receptor TYRO3-like isoform X2 — protein sequence MMKTSFVLSGAAVLLLCGATVCAVSILIHPDLQQFHPGRSITLSCPADGHSADEGSVVWRTVGNQTQRCGPHPEDFWVLDGSSCRSSGLFPTDSGVYWCQTRDGQKSDVVPIFVSAVLILEIPALPVLAGSDVTLHCLGPDGSRVSADYYKSNTKTGSGSGSGFKITGVQKSDEGFYSCLVGQTESKRSELRVKAPLPVLSGVPLVIVVPVVSLVLLVLMLLFGELLLLWTKQTGQN from the exons ATGATGAAGACTTCGTTCGTCCTCTCAG GTGCGGCTGTGCTGCTGCTGTGTGGAGCGACGGTCTGTGCAG TGTCGATCCTCATCCATCCAGATCTTCAGCAGTTCCATCCGGGGCGGTCCATCACTCTGAGCTGTCCTGCAGACGGACACTCAGCAGATGAGGGGTCTGTCGTGTGGAGGACAGTTGGAAACCAGACTCAGAGGTGTGGTCCACATCCAGAAGACTTCTGGGTTCTTGATGGTTCGTCCTGTAGGTCCTCAGGCCTCTTTCCAACAGACTCTGGAGTTTACTGGTGTCAAACCAGAGATGGACAGAAGAGTGACGTCGTCCCCATCTTTGTCTCTG CTGTACTGATTCTGGAGATTCCTGCACTTCCTGTGTtggcaggaagtgatgtcactctGCACTGTCTGGGTCCAGATGGTTCCAGAGTCTCAGCAGATTACTACAAGAGTAATACAAAAACTGGATcaggatcaggatctggatttaAAATCACTGGAGTCCAAAAGTCTGATGAAGGTTTTTACTCGTGTTTGGTTGGACAGACTGAATCTAAACGCAGCGAGCTGAGGGTCAAAG CGCCCCTCCCTGTCCTCTCAGGTGTCCCCCTGGTGATCGTTGTCCCTGTGGTGTCTCTGGTTCTGCTGGTTCTGATGCTTCTTTTTGGTGAACTTCTGCTgctgtggacaaaacaaacaGGTCAGAACT